From Saccharibacillus brassicae:
GACGGCGTCGAATATCTCGCCTACGGCGGAGACTTCGGCGAATCGCCGCACGACGGCACGTTCTGCGGCGACGGCCTGATCTTCGCGGATCGGACCGTATCGCCGAAATTGGACGAGATCAAAGGCTGCTACCAGAACGTACGCTTCGAAGCGGCCGATCTGGCGCAGGGCAAAGTTCGTATCACGAACGATTTCCTGTTCACCGACCTGAACCGCTACAAGCTCGCCTGGGAAACGGCGCGCGGCGGCGAAGTCGTCGAACGCGGCACGCTGCCGCTGCAGCTCGCGGCGGGCGAATCCACGGAGATCGAAGTGCCGTTCACGCTGCCGACGCAGCAGGGCGAATACACGCTGACGCTGACGTTCGTCGAACAGGAAGACCGGTTCTGGGCGGACAAAGGGCATGAAGTCGCTTTCGGACAATTCGTGCTTCCGGCGCAGGCTGGCGCAGAAGCGCCGTCCGTAGAAGCCGCGGGCACGTTCGCGGGAACGCTGCTGCAATCGGACGAAGACGGCGCGAAGCTGACCGTATCCGGCGACGGATTCTCGGTCGTGTTCGACAAGCAGAGCGGCGATCTGTCTTCGCTGCGAATCGGCGGACAGGAACTGCTGCTGTCTGCGCTGCGCCCGAACTTCTGGCGCGCGCTGACCGACAACGACCGCGGCAACAAGCTGGACGAACGCAGCGGCATCTGGCGCGAAGCGGGCCAGAACCGCAAGCTGCGCAGCCTGAACGTATCGGGCGAAGGCAGCGGCGTGACGGTCGAAGCGGTGCTGGAGCTGCCGACGTCGCCGGTGTCGGAAGCGGTACTGCGCTACGACGTTCAGGCTTCGGGCGAGATCGGCGTGTCGATGACGCTGAAGCCGGGAGCGGGCCTGCCGGAAATTCCGGAAATCGGCGTGCTGCTGGAACTGGACGGAACGCTGGAACAGTTGAAATGGTACGGCCGCGGGCCGCACGAGAACTATTGGGATCGCCATGCCGGAGCGCGTCTGGGTCTCTACTCGGGACTTGTGTCCCAGCAGCTCACGCCGTACCTGCGTCCGCAGGAAGCGGGCAACAAGACCGGCGTACGCTGGGCAGAGCTGACCGGATCGAACGGCATCGGCCTGCGCGTGGAAGGTTCGCCGGAAGTCGAACTGAACGCGCTGCCGTATACGCCGGAGACGCTGGAAGCCCACGACCACGGGTACAAGCTGCCGAAGTCGGATCGCACCGTGCTGAGAGTCAACCATCGCCAGATGGGCGTCGGCGGCGACGACAGTTGGCAGGCGCTCACGCATGAAGAGTTCACGCTGCCGGCGGACCGCACGTACACGTACGGATTCGTGCTGCGCGGCTTGGCTTCGGAGCAATAAGGCGGGGACAAGCGGACGATAAGGCGGGGACAAGCGGACGATAAGGCGGGGACAAGCGGACGATAAGGCGGGGACCAAGGCTAGGACAAGGCTAGGGTAACGCGGTGACAGGCCGAGGATAAGGCTAGGACAAGCTTAGGACAACGCGGTAGATGGCTGCGACAAGGTGATAACAAGCCCAGGGACAAGCCTACTACAATGCGATAACAAGCCTGGGACAAGCCGATAAGCCGAGGACAGCCCGGTACAGCCACAGCCGGCCTCAGTGCGGTTTACCACGGGAAATAGATGCGCTGCGACAGCTATTTTGCCGGGTTATCGGTTGCTGCGGAAATAAGTGCGCCACGACAGTTATTTTGGCCGAAATCTTTCTTTGGGCCGTCAAAAGAGCGGATTAAGTGTTGTGGCGCAGTTATTTGGCGAAAAGGAGTGTTTTTCGTCGAAATAACTGTAAATTCGCACTTATTGCCGTCGACTGCACGGTTTCGTGTTGGTGCAGGCTGCGATAGCGAGTTTTGCCGGGCCAGATTTATCGCTCTAGCTATATCTATCGCTCTAGCTATATCTATCGTTCCAGCTATATCTATCGTTCCAGCTATGGATATAGCTATGGCGGTTAGGACGTAAGCAGATTGCAGAGGAACGGCTTCGGCCGTTCCTTTTTTGCGTTTTCGCGCTGCGGTTCGATACGACCTCGACGCGGTAAGGACTTTTCGCGGATGTGCGGGGTGTACGGGTGGGGTCGGTTTTGCGGTATACTGGATTTGGCGGTATGGCAAGAACGCACAAGAAAAGAAACCTGAAAGTGAACGAAAAGCAAACGTAGAGAAAACGGAGAGCCAACGTAGAGAAAATGTAGAGCAAACGGAAAGGAGCATCCCGATGACCCATCCTTTTGAAGTCCAGAATAGCGGCACACGCGGCCGGATCGGCCCCGGCAGCGCACATCCGCGCGTGGTCGACAGCATCGTCGACCTGATCGGCCGTACGCCGCTGGTGCGTCTCGGCCGGACGGCTCCGGCGAACGCGGCGGATATTTACGTGAAGCTGGAATATTTCAATCCGTCGGGCAGCGTCAAAGACCGCGCCGCGCGCGGCTTGATCGAAGCGGCGGAGCAAGCCGGTCGGCTCGGCCCCGGCAGCACGCTGATCGAGCCGACGAGCGGCAATACCGGCATCGGTCTGGCGATGATCGCCGCGGCCCGCGGCTATCGCGTGATCCTGATCATGCCGGACAATATGTCGCGCGAGCGGATCAACCTGCTCAAAGCGTACGGAGCCGAAGTGGTGCTGACGCCGAGCGCCGAGCGGATGCCCGGCGCGATCGCCAAAGCGCTTGAGCTGCAGCGTTCGATTCCCGGCAGCTATATCCCGCAGCAGTTCGAAAATCCGGCCAATCCGAACGCGCACCGGGGAACGACCGCGCTGGAAATTCTGGAACAGACCGAAGGAGTTCTGGACGCGTTCGTCGCAACGGCGGGAACGGGAGGGACGATCACCGGCACGGGAGAGACGCTGCGCGCCGCGCTGCCGGACCTGCATATCGCGGTGGTCGAACCGGAAGGCTCGCCTGTTCTGTCCGGCGGCGTACCGGGTCCGCACAAGCTGGTCGGGACGAGTCCCGGCTTCGTTCCTGCGATCCTGAACACCGGCGTGTACGACGAGATTATCCGTATTCAGGACGACGAGGCGCTGGGCACGATGCGCGACCTGGCCCGGCTCGAAGGCATGCTGCTCGGTCCGTCGTCCGGCGCTTCGGTCCACGCGGCCATGCGGATCGCCATGCGGCTAGGTCCGGGCAAAAAAGTCGTCTGCATCGCGCCGGATACCGGCGAGCGCTATTTGAGCATGGGCCTATTCGATTAGACAGGGAGGAAGGCAAGCATGGAACAGCAAAAGCTGCATATTTCCGCACTGCCCGGCTATCCGGAAGAAATCGGGCGCCAGCTGTGGATGATGGAAGACGTCCGCCGCGAGCTGCTGCAAAAATTGCAGGGCACCACGCAGGAAGAACTCGACGCGGAGCTTGAAGGCAATCCGTCGACGGTCGGTTCGCTGCTGTACCATATCGCGGAAGTGGAGACGAGCTGGCTGCATTTCGACCTGCTGCAGCAGGATCGGCTGGACCCGGAACTGGAGTCCTGGTTTCCGCGGGGCGCACGCAACGAATTCGGAGAAATCCATTCGCCCGCGGGCGAAAGTCTGGAGCATCACCTGAATCGGCTGGCCGCGGTCCGAAGCGATTTTCTGCATAAGTTCCGTTCGGTCGATCTGCGCGACTGGCGGACGTTCCGCAGCCTGCCGGACGAATATGACGTAACGCCGGAGTGGATCGTGTACCATCTGATTGAACACGAAGCCCATCACCGCGGACAAATTTTCCGCATTCTCGGTACGCTGCGCAGACGCGGCGCCCAGACCGAATAGAGACGCGAACCGGACGCACGGAGCGGAACCGAACGGATAGGATAGGAAGGTACAGGATAGGAACGCATAGGATAGAAACGGAATAGGATAGGATAGGAAAAAAACTCGGCTTCACCGGAACAGCCCGCCTTCGCGAAGAAGGCGGGCTGTTCGCGCGGAATCGGCAGGCGCTCTGGGAAGCCGGTCGATGCAATTTCCAGGCAATTTAGCGGAGCGCCGCTCGGCGGCCTGAGTCTTGCATTTGGCTGCTTGAGTCTTGCGCTCGGCTTTGGCTATCTGTCTCTCGCGTCTATCTACTTTTTATCTGTCTGGTTTCCATCTGTTTATCTGTCCAATAGAGGCGGTTGGTTTTTGTCCGTCACGATCTGGCCCGTATGCGCGTCGATCAACCGAATGCCGCGGCCCGATTTCCGGTCGACGAGCGCGTAACGAAGTTCGTCGCGCTTTTCGCCGGAATCGTCGTCCGGGTAGACCGTCGCCCACGTCAGGCGCGGTTCGAGCGCGGCCAGCAGCCGGCGCTTGGCTTCGTCCGCGGACAGGGAAGGGACGAGCGGCAGCGATTCCAGCTCGGCCATGTCCAGATCGGCATCCATATAAAGGGTGACGCGCCCCGTCGTTCGATTCACGTTGATCGACACCTGATGGAAAAAGCCCGGTACGCCGTTTTTGCACACGGAGAAAATGAAAGCCGCCGTTCGGCGCCGGGCCGGAGGTTCCGCTTCAGACTTGTCAGGTCCATCAGATGTGTCAGGTCCATCAGGTTCATCGGACGCATTCAGCCGCAAATACGGAAACAGCAGCGGATCGGCCGCATGCAGCAGCGTCAGCGCAAGCTCAAGGCAGGCATCGTCGCTTAGGTCCAATTCGCCGACTTCTTCGTGCAGGTTCATCAGTCCGCGGAGCCGGCCGCTGACCGTATCGAACCGGAGTTTGACCGTTCCTTCCAGGCGTTCGCGCATATAATCGTCCAGCGTATACGGTTTGACGCTTTCGGCCGTTCCGCCATGTTCGCCCACAGGCTTGCCTTCGTCCCGGCGGCGGTACACGACCGTTTTCTCGCGGCCGGTCGTTTGTTCGCGCAACAATTCGTAGTCGGCTTCCCGAATGCCCAACGTTTCCGGCAGGTCTGCCGGATCGGGAAGCGCCGTCCGAACGCCGCGGCGCATAAAGTCCGCGATCGGTTCGCGGCTTCCCGCGCATGGGTCAGGGATGTCCGCGGCAGGCAAATCGCCTGCCCCAGGCCGCGCCGGCTGCGAGCTCGGAAGCAGCGCGGAACGATGGGTCAGATACGGATTCGGCATATAGACCAGATGCAGCCGGTTGTCGCCCGGCACATGCACTTCTTCGTGCAGCGTCATGAAATGCAGGTTCAGCTCCAGCTCCCGGTCGATCTGCTCCAGCACCTGTTCGGGCGTTAACAGCCCATCCGGCAGAGCAGGCTCCGCTCTCGCGCCGAAATATTTGAATCCCGTCACGAATCCGGCGCGGTGCAGGTCGATCCAGAATCCCGAACGGGGCAGCGGCATTCCGGCGGCATGCTGGCTGAACGTGAAGAAGAGGCGGTCGCCGCGGTCTTCGGTCTCCGGGCCGTTGAACTGCTCGAACGCGTCGGGATAATGATCCCGCACGAAACGTTCGCCGATCTCCAGCAGTTCGTCCGGTTCCAGGCGTATCTGCCGGTCGGCTTCGTGGTACAGCCCGGGATCGGCCGCGTAATCGATCAGATCGCCGTCCGGCGTCAGCGTCACGGAGATGCCCGTATCGGTGCCCGGCTTCGTCCGGATGAACAGCAGTTCGCTTGCGGCGCCGTCGCGGGGGAACGCGTCTTCGATAAACGGAACCAGCTCGGATTCCGCGGCGGCGAAGTGCCGCCTGGTC
This genomic window contains:
- the cysK gene encoding cysteine synthase A, with translation MTHPFEVQNSGTRGRIGPGSAHPRVVDSIVDLIGRTPLVRLGRTAPANAADIYVKLEYFNPSGSVKDRAARGLIEAAEQAGRLGPGSTLIEPTSGNTGIGLAMIAAARGYRVILIMPDNMSRERINLLKAYGAEVVLTPSAERMPGAIAKALELQRSIPGSYIPQQFENPANPNAHRGTTALEILEQTEGVLDAFVATAGTGGTITGTGETLRAALPDLHIAVVEPEGSPVLSGGVPGPHKLVGTSPGFVPAILNTGVYDEIIRIQDDEALGTMRDLARLEGMLLGPSSGASVHAAMRIAMRLGPGKKVVCIAPDTGERYLSMGLFD
- a CDS encoding DinB family protein, which translates into the protein MEQQKLHISALPGYPEEIGRQLWMMEDVRRELLQKLQGTTQEELDAELEGNPSTVGSLLYHIAEVETSWLHFDLLQQDRLDPELESWFPRGARNEFGEIHSPAGESLEHHLNRLAAVRSDFLHKFRSVDLRDWRTFRSLPDEYDVTPEWIVYHLIEHEAHHRGQIFRILGTLRRRGAQTE
- a CDS encoding sigma-70 family RNA polymerase sigma factor, with amino-acid sequence MNSPATRAAFDERVRRAARGDASAFAELIVAERAQMLRVAGYYVRSAADAEDAVQEAICRAFTALPALEHPNYFRTWLIRIVINVSLSLLKSSRRTVATGGAEANTLAAPREETDRRLDLMQALSILPPKYRTVIRLKYMHDLKLTDIAELLELPLGTVKTYQHKGLTLLRKQYRSEIEDRRRVRARLEDDRAAREETEMELESELESELHSLLHQWRERAQALTRRHFAAAESELVPFIEDAFPRDGAASELLFIRTKPGTDTGISVTLTPDGDLIDYAADPGLYHEADRQIRLEPDELLEIGERFVRDHYPDAFEQFNGPETEDRGDRLFFTFSQHAAGMPLPRSGFWIDLHRAGFVTGFKYFGARAEPALPDGLLTPEQVLEQIDRELELNLHFMTLHEEVHVPGDNRLHLVYMPNPYLTHRSALLPSSQPARPGAGDLPAADIPDPCAGSREPIADFMRRGVRTALPDPADLPETLGIREADYELLREQTTGREKTVVYRRRDEGKPVGEHGGTAESVKPYTLDDYMRERLEGTVKLRFDTVSGRLRGLMNLHEEVGELDLSDDACLELALTLLHAADPLLFPYLRLNASDEPDGPDTSDGPDKSEAEPPARRRTAAFIFSVCKNGVPGFFHQVSINVNRTTGRVTLYMDADLDMAELESLPLVPSLSADEAKRRLLAALEPRLTWATVYPDDDSGEKRDELRYALVDRKSGRGIRLIDAHTGQIVTDKNQPPLLDR